In Vitis vinifera cultivar Pinot Noir 40024 chromosome 11, ASM3070453v1, a genomic segment contains:
- the LOC100264448 gene encoding ankyrin repeat-containing protein At2g01680 — MFGHLDFASYLLTHKPDMTMALDLRGRSPLHLASANGYVEMVNILLSANPDACLIRDEDGRTPLHLAVMKGEVEVTRMLVGARPQVTRYKLDQGETILHSAVKQNRLGALKLLVELAGEVEFVNSKDDYGNTVLHTATALKQYETAKYLVERPEMEINAVNENGFTALDIIQHMPRDLKGMEIRESLVKAGALSSRNIPALPGKGHLLMGESGITMVIENPQLSPPAAADLTEAKAPTPLRGREKKIRENKKEWTKKKLDALMVAATLIAGMAFQAAVNPPGGVWDEEKDAGEGKKMLAGTSIMAHNNPRRYRRFMASNTVSFVASLSIVFLVVSGVPLVKTRILMWLLMIIMWITLTFMALTYMFSILAIAPTNDDTEAMLLGHKVPDITYVVGVSLLLWFSLSAFVALVHIIRFFIWCVCKVGKAIIYCFRIR, encoded by the exons ATGTTCGGTCACCTCGACTTCGCAAGCTATCTTCTTACTCACAAACCAGACATGACCATGGCGCTGGATTTGCGGGGGCGTTCGCCTCTACACTTGGCTTCTGCCAATGGCTATGTTGAGATGGTTAACATACTGCTGTCCGCCAATCCTGACGCTTGTCTCATCCGTGATGAGGATGGAAGAACGCCCCTCCATCTGGCTGTAATGAAAGGCGAAGTTGAGGTCACAAGGATGCTGGTTGGGGCCCGACCACAAGTGACTCGGTACAAATTGGATCAAGGCGAGACCATTCTGCATTCCGCTGTGAAACAAAACCGTTTAGGAGCGCTGAAGCTGTTAGTTGAATTGGCAGGAGAGGTGGAGTTTGTGAATTCCAAAGATGATTATGGCAACACCGTTTTACATACCGCTACAGCCTTGAAACAGTATGAG ACAGCAAAATATCTGGTGGAGAGACCTGAGATGGAAATAAATGCAGTGAATGAAAATGGCTTCACAGCCTTAGATATCATACAACATATGCCGAGGGACTTGAAAGGAATGGAGATCCGGGAATCTCTGGTTAAAGCTGGAGCTTTAAGTTCCAGAAACATACCTGCGTTACCAGGCAAAGGTCACCTATTGATGGGAGAAAGTGGTATAACCATGGTGATTGAGAACCCCCAATTATCTCCACCAGCAGCTGCAGATCTCACAGAAGCAAAAGCACCGACACCCTTGCGAGGCCGTGAGAAGAAAATACgtgaaaataagaaagagtGGACGAAAAAGAAACTCGACGCCTTGATGGTAGCTGCAACGTTGATTGCAGGAATGGCTTTCCAAGCTGCAGTTAATCCTCCCGGTGGTGTTTGGGATGAAGAAAAAGACGCCGGTGAGGGTAAGAAGATGTTAGCTGGAACCTCCATAATGGCCCACAACAATCCTCGACGGTACCGACGGTTCATGGCAAGCAACACGGTGTCCTTCGTTGCTTCGCTAAGCATAGTCTTTCTGGTTGTGAGTGGGGTACCTTTAGTGAAGACAAGGATCTTGATGTGGCTTCTAATGATTATCATGTGGATAACATTAACATTCATGGCACTCACCTACATGTTTTCTATACTGGCCATTGCACCCACAAATGATGACACCGAAGCCATGTTACTGGGACACAAGGTGCCTGATATCACTTACGTGGTTGGGGTTTCATTGTTGTTGTGGTTCTCTCTGTCTGCCTTTGTTGCGTTGGTTCACATTATCCGCTTCTTCATATGGTGTGTGTGTAAAGTGGGAAAAGCTATCATATATTGCTTCAGGATCAGGTAA
- the LOC109123362 gene encoding phenylalanine ammonia-lyase-like, translated as MTNVNSLGLISARTSAEAVEILKLMSATYMVALCQAVDLRHLEENMREVVKHLITQVARKKLYTDEDGTLLESRFCEKELLQVVENLPVFSYLDDPTNPSYSFLPQLRDVLVERALKDPKSTDSAGYSIFKRIPIFLEELEEKLIEKISKARERFDNGDFPIPNRIKKCRTYPI; from the coding sequence ATGACAAATGTGAATTCTCTGGGATTAATCTCTGCAAGGACGAGTGCTGAAGCAGTGGAGATCCTAAAGCTCATGTCTGCAACTTACATGGTGGCACTTTGCCAGGCAGTTGACCTGAGACACCTCGAAGAAAACATGAGGGAAGTAGTGAAACATCTCATCACCCAAGTAGCAAGAAAAAAGCTTTACACAGATGAAGATGGAACCCTGTTAGAATCTCGTTTCTGCGAGAAAGAACTCCTGCAGGTTGTTGAAAACTTGCCAGTCTTCTCCTATCTCGATGACCCTACCAATCCTTCATACTCATTTTTGCCTCAACTCCGAGATGTACTAGTTGAAAGAGCTCTCAAAGACCCCAAATCCACCGACTCTGCAGGCTATTCCATTTTCAAGCGCATCCCCATATTTCTAGAGGAACTGGAGGAGAAACTTATTGAGAAGATATCAAAAGCAAGAGAAAGGTTTGATAATGGAGATTTCCCAATACCAAACAGAATCAAGAAATGCAGGACTTACCCCATATAG
- the LOC132254661 gene encoding uncharacterized protein LOC132254661: MKKRDALMVAATLIAGMAFQAAVNPPGGVWGEEKVAGNGKKMLAGTSVMAHNYPEGYRLFMTCNAVSFVASLSIVFLVVSGVPFVKRGILMWLLMIIMWITLTFMALTYMFSILAIAPTNDDTEAMSPTIAMSPTNNDTEAMSLGHKVPRITSMVRVSLEVWLVLLAFVALVHIIRFLIWCVRKVVRCVRKVGKAIIM, encoded by the coding sequence ATGAAGAAACGTGACGCCTTGATGGTAGCTGCAACGTTGATCGCAGGAATGGCTTTCCAAGCTGCAGTTAATCCTCCCGGTGGTGTTTGGGGTGAAGAAAAAGTCGCCGGTAATGGTAAAAAGATGTTAGCTGGAACCTCCGTAATGGCCCACAACTATCCTGAAGGGTATCGACTGTTCATGACATGCAACGCGGTGTCCTTCGTTGCTTCACTAAGCATAGTCTTTCTGGTTGTGAGTGGGGTACCTTTCGTGAAGAGAGGGATCTTGATGTGGCTTCTAATGATTATCATGTGGATAACATTAACATTCATGGCTCTCACCTACATGTTTTCTATACTGGCCATTGCACCCACAAATGATGACACCGAAGCCATGTCACCCACAATAGCCATGTCACCCACAAATAATGACACCGAAGCCATGTCACTGGGACACAAGGTGCCTCGTATCACTTCCATGGTTCGGGTTTCATTGGAGGTGTGGTTAGTTCTGCTTGCCTTTGTTGCGTTGGTTCACATTATCCGCTTCCTCATATGGTGCGTGCGGAAAGTAGTACGGTGTGTGCGGAAAGTGGGAAAAGCTATCATAATGTAA
- the LOC100254150 gene encoding ankyrin repeat-containing protein BDA1, whose translation MLKSGNQGRKTGRGKMERKYEERAEEEESVVGRERRLYEASITGSVNSLKQLMAKDPLTLARAAVTCFNETPLHVAAMLGHLDFASYLLTHKPDMTMALDLRGRSPLHLASANGYVEMVNILLSANPDACLIRDEDGRTPLHLAVMKGEVEVTRMLVGARPQVTRYKLDQGETILHSAVKQNRLGALKLLVELAGEDVEFVNSKDDYGNTVLHTATALKQYETAKYLVERPEMEVNAVNGNGFTALDIIQHMPRDLKGMEIRESLAKAGALSSRNLPALPGIGHEFMGESGITMVIENPQTPPPPVAAVLTEAKAHREMKIRENKKD comes from the exons ATGCTAAAATCTGGCAATCAAGGAAGGAAGACTGggagaggaaaaatggaaaggaaatatGAGGAAAGAGCAGAAGAGGAGGAGAGCGTAGTGGGAAGAGAGAGAAGGCTGTATGAAGCATCAATAACCGGAAGTGTGAATTCCTTGAAGCAGTTGATGGCAAAAGACCCACTCACTCTTGCTCGAGCTGCAGTCACATGCTTTAATGAGACTCCACTCCACGTAGCCGCCATGCTCGGTCACCTCGACTTCGCAAGCTATCTTCTTACTCACAAACCAGACATGACCATGGCCCTGGATTTGCGGGGGCGTTCGCCTCTACACTTGGCTTCTGCCAATGGCTATGTTGAGATGGTTAACATACTGCTGTCCGCCAATCCTGACGCTTGTCTCATCCGTGATGAGGATGGAAGAACGCCCCTCCATCTGGCTGTAATGAAAGGCGAAGTTGAGGTCACAAGGATGCTGGTTGGGGCTCGACCACAAGTGACTCGTTACAAATTGGATCAAGGCGAGACCATTCTGCATTCCGCTGTGAAACAAAACCGTTTAGGAGCGCTGAAGCTGCTAGTTGAATTGGCAGGAGAGGACGTGGAGTTTGTGAATTCCAAAGATGATTATGGCAACACCGTTTTACATACCGCTACAGCCTTGAAACAGTATGAG ACAGCAAAATATCTGGTGGAGAGACCTGAAATGGAAGTAAATGCAGTGAATGGAAATGGCTTCACAGCCTTAGATATCATACAACATATGCCGAGAGACTTGAAAGGTATGGAGATCCGAGAATCTCTAGCTAAAGCTGGAGCTTTAAGTTCCAGAAACTTGCCTGCGTTACCAGGCATAGGTCACGAATTCATGGGAGAAAGTGGCATAACCATGGTGATTGAGAACCCCcaaacaccaccaccaccagtAGCTGCAGTTCTCACAGAAGCAAAAGCACACCGTGAGATGAAAATACgtgaaaataagaaagattAA